The genomic interval ATCAGCGCGCCGGTCTCGGGGTCAGGTTCCTGCCCAGCATGAATTGAGCGCGTTTCGAACCGGTAGTCGTCGCCTCGAGTGCCGTCGGCTGGGCTGGCGGGCTCGTCGTCCATGCCTATACCAACGCTGGCACCGCACGTTATGTTTGTCCCGCAGCGCGCTCGAGAGCGTTCCCACCGATTTAAAACTGCATGATAATTATATATGGTCTCAAGACGAAGCGTTTTGCTATGCCGCACGATCAAGACGTCGAAGGCGACACGTCGAAGATTTCCTCCGAATACGAGTGCATGCAATGTGGGCGAATCGTCACGGCGCGGACGAATCCCGGCGAATGTGAGGAGTGTGGTGGTGACTTCCAGAACCGGGCAAAATCGATCGAATAAGTGCTTGAGCAGGCTGTGCTGTACCGCGTCCCAACTGCATCAGTTCACATTGACGTTTGATCGACAGTACCGACCATATCTTCATACGGGATGTCAACGACCGATCCATATGGAACGACCATGGAAACGAATCGCGCTTGATGCCGTCGCTGGACTCACTGCAGTGGTCGCTGCACAGCAACTGCGTCACGTCACGGAAGCATCACCAAATCCCGAAGGGGTCGAACTCCGCCCGCGCTGGGCGCTCGTGGGCGCACTCTCGAGTATCGGCTGGGGGTACGCGTCGGACGCCGACATCGGCGGCCTCCGCCGGAGTCGACTCCGCCGTGGTGTCGTTGCCGTCTCCTGGGGCGCACTCTCGTACCGACTGCAACCGAGCGATAGCTCGACGACGTACAGCGTGGCCCTCGGCAACGGCATCGGGACGCTCGCCTATCGGTTCTGGTTCGGCGTCGTTCGCCCTCGACCCGGCGGGGCCAAGTGACCAGTGCGCTGACGAAGCCGGAACGTGCGTTTTATAACGCTCTCCAAGTAAGAGGGTCGTACGACTATGCCGAACTCTAATGGCCCACGCCAAGGAACCCGACGAAAGCTTTCGAACGCACCTCGAGACCGCGGTTCCTCGCCACCACAGCGAGCGATTCAGGAATACGAAGAGGGCGAAAAAGTCCACCTCAAGATTGACCCAAGCGTTCACAAGGGTCGATTCCACCCGCGCTTCGACGGTCTGACCGGCGAAGTCATCGGCAAACAGGGCAACGCGTTCAAAGTTGAGATCAACGACGGCGGCAAAGACAAGATTCTGATCGTCACCGCCGCACACATGCGCGCACAAGACCGCGCCGAAGATCGGGTCTAACCACGGCTCACTCACGATGACGATCTTCAAAGAGATCGTCGACGAGGAGTTTCTCACCGTCTCCGAAACGAAGGAACTTCTCGCCGACATCGAAGCCGAACGCGCACTGGATGAGGACCGCGAGCTGCCGTACGAACTCGCGCGTGCGATTGAGCACGCAAACCGGTTTACCGCACTCGAGCCTGAGGAGGCCCAACAACTGGTCGACGACCTGCAGGAGCTCGAGAAGGTCGACGAGCCAACGGCGTACAAAATCACGAATCTCCTGCCACGAAATCGAGACGAACTCCGATCCGTGTACTCACAGCAGCGGTACACGCTCTCGGGCGACGAACTCGATGACATTCTCAACGTCGTCGCGAAGTACGCCTGACAACGCTTTCGGTTGCTGATCGGGGCGTCCGGGCCGACTCTTTAAGTACGACGTACACGTATCCGAAGGCAATGAGCGAAGCCGACAGCGACGGGACGGACGTTCGACGCGCGGTCGTGTTGGATTACCTTGCACATGGTCTGTCGGACGATGGGCGACCACAGTATGAGAAGTCACCGGCAGGCTATGCCCTTGGAATCGAGGATTTCGCCCTCTACCAGGTTGCTTTCGATGAGGATGAGCGCCTTACAATCGGGAGCGAAGTCGTCGTCTCGCCACCGAGCGAGCGATCTGTTGTCACGGAGTGCCAACAGGTCGAGTACGGCGCCCTCTCATCGGGTGCCCAGTCCGAACTCGAGTACGTCGTCCAGGACTTAGTCGAGGAGAACGAACAGCGCTTCGTCGATTTCTACAACGATGCCCAGCCGATTACGCTGCGACTCCACCAACTCAACCTCCTGCCTGGCATCGGGAAGAAGCTCCGTAACGGCATCTTAGACGAGCGAAAACGGAAGCCATTCGAGAGCTTCGATGAACTCTCCGAGCGCGTCTCTGGGCTGCACGACCCAGATGAAGTGCTCGTCGAGCGCATTCTCGAGGAGTTACAAGACGACGATCTGAAGTACCAGACGTTCGTCGGCCAACAAGATCAGTAGTCCAGTGAACGGACACTAGAACGCTCTGTTATTGGTTGATCCAGTACATTTAAGAAGCCAGGAACTGAAAGAAGTATTATGATTGAGACGATTCTCCTTGCGATTGGACCGGGCGATAGCGACCGCGTTGACTCGCTTGTCAATCAGACGGCTGCCGTTGCCGGGCCAACAGAAGCCACCGTCGTACTGGCACACATCATCGAGCCCGACGAGTACGAAAACGAGGTCCACAACTACCACGATGCCATCGACCAGATGGGCATCGACCTCGAGAACCGCAACCTCACACCGGAGACGCTCGCAAAGGAGACTGAACCGATCGGCGAAATCACGAAGCGACTGGATGAGGCAGACATCGAGGTCGACATCCGCGCCGGCGTCGGCGACCGAGCCGAAGAGATCGTCGACCTCGCAGACGAGATCGATGCGGACAACCTTATCGTCGGTGGCCGCAAGCGCTCGCCGACTGGCAAGGCAGTCTTCGGCAGCACGGCACAGCGTGTGCTGTTGACTGCGCCGTGTCCAGTCACCTACGTCCGCAGCGGAACGATCTAACGACCGACGACCACAGATTTTGTCTCGCCACTGCTGCGTTCCGAGACGCTGGGCTTACACTACCTCACCTCGAATCGCCGGCAATGAGAGATCCCGATGCGCTGATCGCCCGGGCGGGTGTCCGCGGCGATCCGGACCGTGACCAGCACTTTCTCGTCGACGACCGCGTTCTGGACCGGCTACCAACCTACCTCGAGGACCTCGAGGTCGACACGAGCCATCTGCTCGAGATCGGTGGCGGGACGGGCGCGCTCACCGACCGACTGCTTGCGATTGCTGACGAAGTAACCGTTATCGAACGCGACCGGACACTCGCCGCGTTTCTCGAGGAGGAGTTTCGTGACGAGATTGAGGCGGGGCAACTGACGGTGATCGAGGGCGACGCCCTCGAGGCCGATCTGCCGGATTTCACGGCGTCAGTCTCGAATCTTCCCTACGGCGTTTCGAGTGAGATCACCTTCCGATTACTTCCGGAAGGGCGCCCGCTCGTGTTGATGTTCCAGCAGGAGTTCGCCGAGCGGATGGTCGCCGAGTCCGGAACCAGTGAGTACGGGCGGCTGTCCGTGTCGACCCAGCACTATGCGGATGTTGAACTCGTCGAGTCGATTCCGAAGGAAGCGTTTTCGCCAGCGCCGGCTGTCCAGAGTGCAGTCATTCGTGCAGTGCCTCGAAAACCCGACTACGAGGTCGATGACGAGGAATTCTTCCTCCGATTCGTCAAGGCGCTCTTTACGCAACGCCGGAAGACGATCCGCAACGCGATTCGGAACACGGCCCACATCTCGAATCTCGAGGAGCCAGAGGCAGTCGTCGAGGCGGCTGACGACGACATCCTCCAGAAGCGGGCTGATGCGATGGCGCCCGCAGAGTTCGCGGCGCTTGCGCAGTTGGCGCTCGAGGTCGGCGAGCCGACGACATAATCGGGATCGTGACGGTTCAAGCTGGTATACATAAGTCGCACTGATCGACGGATACTCAAGCCCCCGGGAACGAGAGATGCGAGAGACGGAGACTCGCTATGGATCTCGGAGTACTCGATTTCAACTGGCTCGCCGGGGTGACGGAGTCGACCGAGCAAAAAGTCGCCGTGACGCTCGCAGCTGCCGGTCTCTTGTTGATCGTCTTGTTCACCTACCGCCGGTTGCAATCGTGGGTGAGCGACCGGACACGGCCGCTGTACGGCGATATCGCCTCGACGATCGTACTCATCGGGACCTGTCTGGTGTCGTTTTCGATTGTCGTCGGTGTCTGGGAGTGGACAGATGAGGTACAGAATCTCTCGGATCAGCACGATATCGGCGGCGAGGTCATTGCACAGGCGATTGTGACGTTCATCCTGGCTGTCGGCGCGTTGATCGTCACGCGGTTTATTAAGCGGATGATCGACGAGGTGTTCGATACGGCGTCGACCGTGACCGATCACCAACGCGAAATCTCCCAGCGCATCTCACAGGTCATCATCTGGTCGGTCGCACTCATTATTATTCTCAGCGTCTGGGTTGAGGACCTCGGCGGCCTCCTCGTCGGTGCTGGTTTCCTCGGAATTGTCGTTGGGATGGCCGCCCAGCAGGTGCTCGGAACGATCCTCGCCGGGTTCGTCCTCATGTTCGCCAGACCGTTTGAAATCGGCGACTGGGTCGAAGTCGAGGGTCAGCAAGGAATCGTGACCGACATCTCGATTATCAACACACGTATCCGATCCTTTGACGGCGAATACATCATGGTCCCCAACGATGTCATCTCCTCAGAAATGGTCACGAACCGCTCGAGATTCGGGCGCTTACGCGTCGAAGTCGATGTTGGCATCGACTACGAAAGCGACGTCGAGCGGGCAGCCGAACTCGCAGCAGACGCTGTTTCTGACCTCGAGGACCCGCTCTCGGCACCGGGAGCACAGGTCATCACCAAGGAGTTTGGTGATTCAGCGGTGGTCCTTGGCGTCCGATTCTGGATCGATAGCCCGAACGCACGCCAGTACACGGAGTCACGAACGGCGGCGATCAACGCGATCAAGGAGGCGTTCGACGAGGAAGGAATCAAGATTCCGTATCCACAGCGCGAACTGACTGGGCGAACCGAAACAAACGGGTTTCAGGTCACAACCCACGGTGCAGAACCGCCGTCCGAGGAGTCGACGGAGGGCCAAGAGCACCGCATGACCTCACCGGAGGGAGAGTAAATGAGCCTCGAGGAACGCCGTGATATTGGCGGCGATGTCTACCAGCCGGCCGAGGACTCGTATCTGCTCGCCGAAGCGGCGTCCGAGCGCCTGCAGGCGGAGACTGCTGGTACTGAGAAGCAGCCACTCGTTCTCGAGGTTGGCACTGGTTCGGGCTACGTCGCTGCCCACGTCAGCGAGGAAACGAACGCGCGCGTGATCGCTGCGGATCTGAACCCCCACGCCGCTCAAGAAGCCCGCGACAAGGGCCTCGAGTCCGTCCAGGCTGACCTCGTCTCGCCGTTCGCAGACGACGCCTTCGACGCCGTCCTGTTCAACCCGCCGTACCTCCCGACGGACCCCGAAAACGAGTGGGACGACTGGATGGAACGCGCCCTCTCGGGCGGCGAGGACGGCCGCGCCGTGATTGACCCATTCCTCGAGTCAGTTGGCCGGGTACTCGCTCCCGACGGCGTCGTCTACCTGCTCGTGAGCAGTTTAACGGGCGTCGACGAGGTCGTCGAACGCGCCGGCGAGAACGGCTTTAGCGCCGTCGCCATCGCCGACGAGTCGTTTCCGTTTGAGACGCTGACCGTTCTCGAGTTGCTTCGATAGCCGAAAATCACGACTCACGAGCCTGCTGACGTAACCGCTCGACTCGCTCGGCGACCGGCGGGTGCGTTGACGGCCGCCACTCGAGCGCGCGTCCGACTCGTCCGAATCCCCTCGAGAGTCCCCGGACCCACGCTGCGCGGTCCAGTTCGCTGTCCGCATCGGGGACCCAGCGGGCAAGACTCGAGGGCACGGTTATGTCGTCGGTAGCCGTGAGCGCGTACGGAACGATGCCGAGCGTCGAACTGGCGTGGAACTGCGTCCGAGCGTCGGTTTCAGGCGGCCCGGCCGCCGCGAGCGTCTCGAGGGCGCTTGCGAGTGCAGCGGGGTCGCCGGCCAGTTCCGCGCCCGCCCGGTCGGCGGCGTACTCTCTGGTCTGGGCGTGGATGCCGACCGTGACCGCGCCGACTGCGAGGACGACTCTGGCGAGGACGCTTACGAGCAGGTAGACGACTGAGAGCACGAGGATTGGAATCGCGACGAGGACGAGCACGACCGTTATCGAGCCAATCGTGAGCAGAAACTGGAGCCACGTCCCGATGCGTCGCTCGCGCGCGAACAGCCCCTCCGAAATCGAGCCAACCGTTGCCGCGACGGTTGCAACAGTTGCATCCCGATTTGCGAGGTGGGCAACCTCGTGGGCGAGGACCGCCTCGAGTTCGTCCGCAGAAAGCGCCTCGAGCAGTCCCTCCGTGACGACGACGGTTGCATCAGTGCCGTTGCCGATCGTGAAACTCGTCGGTTCGCGTTCGGGCGCGACCGCGACCCGCGGTGTTTCGACATCCGCTGCCTGTGCGAAGCGTCGAACACGGTCGCGAAGGCCGTGCGGATCGGAATCGCCGTCCTCCAGCGGCGTGGCCTCGACGGACTCGAGGACGCGCCGGTAGCCATAGCGGCTGTGTGCGACGACCAACACGCATGCTGCGAGAACGAGTAGGCCAGCGAGAAGCGGGCCGGCGTCCGAAACTGCGGTGGCTCGAGCGCCGCCAACTGCGCCAACGAGCGTGTAGGTCGCCCACGCGACGGTGGCGACCACCCCGACCGCGAGCGCGACGAGCAGCGCGAGCGTCGCCGCGAGTCGGACGCGAAGTGAGTGCAACGAGCGTCCGTTCATACGTCTGTATTGTCGGTCGTGTAGAAAAAGTGTCTGCTCAAGAATCCGTCTGTGAAACCGTCTCGCCGGGATTCGGTCCTGTTTCCCGCGCCCATCCTTGGCGACAGTAGCGAGTCCATGCCATGCCCTAACAATTACTACAACGCATTAACGAGGATGGAAAATATTAAGCGTCGGTATAGCCTAGCCGAAGCTACGATGACTGAGTACGTCTCGACCACGCCGGGACTCTTTCCGCTCCCGGACTGGGCGAAAGACGATCTTTCGGATCTGAAGGGCCACCAGAAACACGACCTCATCAGCGGCGATGAGGGCGACGAGATTACCGCAGCCTACGCAGAGGGCCGCGAAAACGTGATCAGCGCACAGGTTGATGCTGGTCTCGACCGTATTAGCGAGGGGCAACTGCGCTGGGACGACATGCTTGCGCACCCGCTTGCCGTCCACGACGCCGTCGACACGCAGGGGATCGTCCGCTACTACGACAACAACAACTTCTATCGCGACCCCGTCGTCCAGGGCGACCTCGACTTTTCGGGCGACGTTGCCTCCGAACTCGAGTCTGCCGCAGAACTGACCGACGGCGACCTGCAGGCCGTTCTCCCCGGCCCGTACTCGCTCGCCGACCTCGCAACCGACGACCACTACGGCGACGACGCCGAGTTCCTCGGCGCAATCGCTGATTTCCTCGAGGGCGAAATTGAAGCCTTCCCCGAGCACGAGACGCTGTTCCTGCTCGAGCCATCGCTCGTCGAGTCCGCGCCCGAAGACGGCGCGGACGAGCGCGCAAGCGAGGCAATCGATCAGGTCGCACAGGCTACGGACGCCGACGTTGTCGTCCAACCGTACTGGGGCGCACTCGAGGAGAAGATGTACGCACACCTCCTCGATGCGGATATCGACGCCGTCGGTTTCGACTTCGTCGCGAACCAGGACGAGAATCTCTACAACATTCAAGAGTACGGCGCGACCGACGACATTTCGCTCGGCCTCGCAGACGGGCAGAGTACGCTCGTCGAGGACGCAGAAGCGGTCCGCGACCGCGTCGACTGGGTGTACGACCAGCTCCCCGTCGCCGAGTTCGAGACAGTTTATCTGACGACGAACACGGAGACGTTCTACCTGCCGTACAACAAGTTCGAGGACAAACTCGCCGTTCTCGCCGAAGCAGCAGAACTCGCAGAGGTGAAAGCAGCATGAGCAACGAAAACAAAGACCAGTTCCGACCGGAGGACCACGAGAACGACCACTTCCTGCTGACGACCGTCGTCGGCAGCTATCCGAAGCCAAAGTGGCTCAACCGCGCAAAGGAACTCTACGAAGACCCTGACCACAGCTTCGACGAGGACGACTTTCAGGAGGCCGAAGACGACGCCTCCCGTCTGATCACGCAGGAACACGAACGCGCCGGTCTGGATGTCGTCGTCGACGGCGAAATGCGGCGCAACGAGATGGTCGAGTTCTTCGCCCACCGCATCGAGGGCTACGAGTTCAACGGCCCGGTCAAAGTCTGGGGACACAACTACTTCGATAAGCCATCCGTCGTCACGGAAGTCGAGTACGACGAAAGCTGGCTCGTCGACGAGTACAAGTTCATTGCAGACGCAACCGACCGCCCCGTCAAGGTCCCGATTACGGGTCCCTACACGCTCGCAAGCTGGGCGTTCAACGAGGCCTACGAGGACGACGCCGAACTCTCGTATGCGCTCGCTGACCTCGTCAACGAGGAAATCGAGAAGCTCGTCGAGGCTGGCGCACGCTACATCCAGATCGACGAGCCCGCACTCGCGACCACGCCGGACGACCACGCCATCGTCGGCGAGGCACTCGAGCACATCGTCGAGGGCATCCCCGAGGAAGTCCGCATCGGCCTCCACGTCTGTTACGGCGACTACTCCCGGATCTACCCCGAAATTCTCGACTACCCCGTCGACGAGTTCGACCTCGAGCTCGCAAACGGTGACTACGACCAGCTCGACGTGTTCAAAGACCCCGAGTTCACCGCGGATCTCGCACTCGGTGTTACCGACGTTCACGTCGCCGAAGCCGAATCCGTCGAACAGATCGAGGAGAACATCCTGAAGGGCCTCGAGGTCGTGCCACCGGAACAACTCGTCCTCTCGCCTGACTGTGGTGTGAAACTGCTTCCACGCGACGTCGCCTACGGCAAGATGGCGAACATGGTCGAAGCAGCACGCAACGTCGAAGCGAAACTCGACGCTGGCGAAATCGACGTCGAACCCGGTGCAGCGACGCCGGCTGACGACTAACGCGCTCAAGACGCCATTTTCTGTTTCAGTCCCCTACTCGCTGAGAGCATCAGCTACGCTCCTCGAGTGAGCCACACCCCCATACGTATCAGTTATCATATGTCGGTCGGTGGCGTGTGAAATGCCGACACGAGTCGACGACATCGGTGTCACCCGATAACCCTCATGTCCAAGCAATTATACGTAGGATGCGTCCGAATGTGGTTCTAATGCAAGAGACTGTTTCAACCGACCTTGATCTCGAGGCGGCTGCGACGGACCACCGTGAGACTGACTACGACATTGACCCGCTCTTTCTGACCCGCTGGTCGCCGTACGCGATGACCGGCGAGCCACTCGAGGAAGCACAGTTCCTCCCACTGTTCGAGGCCGCCCGCTGGGCGCCGTCAGCGTTTAACAACCAGCATTGGCGATTCATCTACGCGACGCGCGAGGACGACGAGTGGGACACCTTCACCGACCTGCTGCTCGGTGGAAACGAGGACTGGGCAACCGACGCGGCCGTCCTCGCCGTCATCGTCTCGAAGACGACGTTCGACCACAACGGCGAACCCGCGCCAACACACTCCTTTGACACCGGTGCCGCCTGGCAGAACCTCGCTCTCGAGGGTGCACGCCGCGATCTGGCCGTCCACGGCATGGCCGGCTTCGATTACGAGCGCGCCGCTAAGGAACTTGAGGTACCCGAGGAGTACGCTGTCGAGGCAATGGTCGCGATTGGCGAGCGCGCGCCGCCCGAGTCGCTGCCCGAAGAACTTCAGGAGCGCGAACAGCCAAGTGACCGCAAGGACCTCGAGACGATTGTCCACCGCGGCGGCTTCGACGCGTAAACGCGGTCTCTTTTTGCTGCGTTCTGCTCGAGATGCGACCGCTTACTGACTGAGGGAGCCGCCTTCGACGCCGTGTGCTTTGCCGGTGATGAACGATGTCTTGTCGTTACAGAGCCAGACGACGGCGACGGTCACCGTCAGTCCACAACATCTTATCGGATGCCCGAAAAAGAGCGGCCATGAACGCCGACATCCTCGTCGCCGGGGAGACCCTCATCGATTTCCTCCCCGAGCGGCCCGGCCCGATTACTGACGTGTCGAGATTCGACCGACGCGCTGGTGGCGCACCCGCAAACGTCGCCGTTGCACTCGCCCGACTCGAGCACACGCCACTGTTCTGGACGCGCGTCGGTGACGACCCGTTCGGACGCTATCTCGAGGCGACGCTTACGGACCGGAGCCTTCCGGGCCGATTCATCGAACTCGACCCGAAAGCGAAGACGACGCTCGCGTTCGTCACGCACGACGAGACGGGCGACCGGAGCTTTTCGTTCTACCGCGAGGGGACTGCAGACACCCGCCTCGAGCCAGGGCGAGTCGCCGACAGCGACCTCGAGAACTGCGAGTGGGTCCACGTCGGCGGCGTGACCCTCTCGAGTGGCCGTTCGCGGGAGGCGACCCTCGACCTTCTCGAGCGGGCGGCAGCAGCGGGGGTGACAACCTCGTTCGATCCAAACGCGCGCCCAGAACTGTGGCCGGACGAGGCGACGTTTCGGTCCGTCTGTCGCGACGCGCTCGAATACGTCGACGTGGTGAAAGCGACTGGTGGCGAACTCGAGGCGCTCGGATTTTCGGGCGAAACTGTCGACGAACGCGCTTGCGGGGCGCTCGAGGCTGGACCGCACACGGTGCTTGCAACCCGCGGACGTGCAGGGTCGATTGCCGTCGCCCGCAACGCTGCCCCGTGGTCAGGGCCGGGAACCACCAGCCATCCGGGTTACGACGCCGACGTGGTCGATACCACCGGCGCGGGCGATGCCTTCGTCGCGGGCGCTATCGCCGCCCTGCAGGAGGGACGAGGGCTCGAGGAGACACTCGCGTTCGCCAACGCTGTCGGTGCCGCTGCGACGACGGCTCCCGGCGCGATGACCGCACTGCCGGACCGAGACGTAGTGCGCTCGATTCGGGAGTGAAGGGGTGTCGCGTCGGCGCTCGCTACTCGTATCGGAAGAGTCGCACATTGCAGTCGGGGCAGAACAGTGTTTCCGGCGGTGTCTCGCCGACTGGGGTTACCTCGCCACAGCAACTCGACTGCGAGATGGTCACCGCGCGGTCACAGAGCGGACACGCTGCGAGCAACGACCGGAGC from Natronolimnobius sp. AArcel1 carries:
- a CDS encoding rubrerythrin-like domain-containing protein, which translates into the protein MPHDQDVEGDTSKISSEYECMQCGRIVTARTNPGECEECGGDFQNRAKSIE
- a CDS encoding 50S ribosomal protein L21e, translated to MPNSNGPRQGTRRKLSNAPRDRGSSPPQRAIQEYEEGEKVHLKIDPSVHKGRFHPRFDGLTGEVIGKQGNAFKVEINDGGKDKILIVTAAHMRAQDRAEDRV
- a CDS encoding RNA polymerase Rpb4 family protein, producing the protein MTIFKEIVDEEFLTVSETKELLADIEAERALDEDRELPYELARAIEHANRFTALEPEEAQQLVDDLQELEKVDEPTAYKITNLLPRNRDELRSVYSQQRYTLSGDELDDILNVVAKYA
- a CDS encoding DUF655 domain-containing protein; its protein translation is MSEADSDGTDVRRAVVLDYLAHGLSDDGRPQYEKSPAGYALGIEDFALYQVAFDEDERLTIGSEVVVSPPSERSVVTECQQVEYGALSSGAQSELEYVVQDLVEENEQRFVDFYNDAQPITLRLHQLNLLPGIGKKLRNGILDERKRKPFESFDELSERVSGLHDPDEVLVERILEELQDDDLKYQTFVGQQDQ
- a CDS encoding universal stress protein, translating into MMIETILLAIGPGDSDRVDSLVNQTAAVAGPTEATVVLAHIIEPDEYENEVHNYHDAIDQMGIDLENRNLTPETLAKETEPIGEITKRLDEADIEVDIRAGVGDRAEEIVDLADEIDADNLIVGGRKRSPTGKAVFGSTAQRVLLTAPCPVTYVRSGTI
- a CDS encoding 16S ribosomal RNA methyltransferase A is translated as MRDPDALIARAGVRGDPDRDQHFLVDDRVLDRLPTYLEDLEVDTSHLLEIGGGTGALTDRLLAIADEVTVIERDRTLAAFLEEEFRDEIEAGQLTVIEGDALEADLPDFTASVSNLPYGVSSEITFRLLPEGRPLVLMFQQEFAERMVAESGTSEYGRLSVSTQHYADVELVESIPKEAFSPAPAVQSAVIRAVPRKPDYEVDDEEFFLRFVKALFTQRRKTIRNAIRNTAHISNLEEPEAVVEAADDDILQKRADAMAPAEFAALAQLALEVGEPTT
- a CDS encoding mechanosensitive ion channel family protein, translating into MDLGVLDFNWLAGVTESTEQKVAVTLAAAGLLLIVLFTYRRLQSWVSDRTRPLYGDIASTIVLIGTCLVSFSIVVGVWEWTDEVQNLSDQHDIGGEVIAQAIVTFILAVGALIVTRFIKRMIDEVFDTASTVTDHQREISQRISQVIIWSVALIIILSVWVEDLGGLLVGAGFLGIVVGMAAQQVLGTILAGFVLMFARPFEIGDWVEVEGQQGIVTDISIINTRIRSFDGEYIMVPNDVISSEMVTNRSRFGRLRVEVDVGIDYESDVERAAELAADAVSDLEDPLSAPGAQVITKEFGDSAVVLGVRFWIDSPNARQYTESRTAAINAIKEAFDEEGIKIPYPQRELTGRTETNGFQVTTHGAEPPSEESTEGQEHRMTSPEGE
- a CDS encoding HemK2/MTQ2 family protein methyltransferase; this encodes MSLEERRDIGGDVYQPAEDSYLLAEAASERLQAETAGTEKQPLVLEVGTGSGYVAAHVSEETNARVIAADLNPHAAQEARDKGLESVQADLVSPFADDAFDAVLFNPPYLPTDPENEWDDWMERALSGGEDGRAVIDPFLESVGRVLAPDGVVYLLVSSLTGVDEVVERAGENGFSAVAIADESFPFETLTVLELLR
- a CDS encoding M48 family metallopeptidase, coding for MNGRSLHSLRVRLAATLALLVALAVGVVATVAWATYTLVGAVGGARATAVSDAGPLLAGLLVLAACVLVVAHSRYGYRRVLESVEATPLEDGDSDPHGLRDRVRRFAQAADVETPRVAVAPEREPTSFTIGNGTDATVVVTEGLLEALSADELEAVLAHEVAHLANRDATVATVAATVGSISEGLFARERRIGTWLQFLLTIGSITVVLVLVAIPILVLSVVYLLVSVLARVVLAVGAVTVGIHAQTREYAADRAGAELAGDPAALASALETLAAAGPPETDARTQFHASSTLGIVPYALTATDDITVPSSLARWVPDADSELDRAAWVRGLSRGFGRVGRALEWRPSTHPPVAERVERLRQQARES
- a CDS encoding 5-methyltetrahydropteroyltriglutamate--homocysteine methyltransferase — translated: MTEYVSTTPGLFPLPDWAKDDLSDLKGHQKHDLISGDEGDEITAAYAEGRENVISAQVDAGLDRISEGQLRWDDMLAHPLAVHDAVDTQGIVRYYDNNNFYRDPVVQGDLDFSGDVASELESAAELTDGDLQAVLPGPYSLADLATDDHYGDDAEFLGAIADFLEGEIEAFPEHETLFLLEPSLVESAPEDGADERASEAIDQVAQATDADVVVQPYWGALEEKMYAHLLDADIDAVGFDFVANQDENLYNIQEYGATDDISLGLADGQSTLVEDAEAVRDRVDWVYDQLPVAEFETVYLTTNTETFYLPYNKFEDKLAVLAEAAELAEVKAA
- a CDS encoding methionine synthase, translated to MSNENKDQFRPEDHENDHFLLTTVVGSYPKPKWLNRAKELYEDPDHSFDEDDFQEAEDDASRLITQEHERAGLDVVVDGEMRRNEMVEFFAHRIEGYEFNGPVKVWGHNYFDKPSVVTEVEYDESWLVDEYKFIADATDRPVKVPITGPYTLASWAFNEAYEDDAELSYALADLVNEEIEKLVEAGARYIQIDEPALATTPDDHAIVGEALEHIVEGIPEEVRIGLHVCYGDYSRIYPEILDYPVDEFDLELANGDYDQLDVFKDPEFTADLALGVTDVHVAEAESVEQIEENILKGLEVVPPEQLVLSPDCGVKLLPRDVAYGKMANMVEAARNVEAKLDAGEIDVEPGAATPADD
- a CDS encoding nitroreductase family protein, giving the protein MQETVSTDLDLEAAATDHRETDYDIDPLFLTRWSPYAMTGEPLEEAQFLPLFEAARWAPSAFNNQHWRFIYATREDDEWDTFTDLLLGGNEDWATDAAVLAVIVSKTTFDHNGEPAPTHSFDTGAAWQNLALEGARRDLAVHGMAGFDYERAAKELEVPEEYAVEAMVAIGERAPPESLPEELQEREQPSDRKDLETIVHRGGFDA
- a CDS encoding carbohydrate kinase, with the translated sequence MNADILVAGETLIDFLPERPGPITDVSRFDRRAGGAPANVAVALARLEHTPLFWTRVGDDPFGRYLEATLTDRSLPGRFIELDPKAKTTLAFVTHDETGDRSFSFYREGTADTRLEPGRVADSDLENCEWVHVGGVTLSSGRSREATLDLLERAAAAGVTTSFDPNARPELWPDEATFRSVCRDALEYVDVVKATGGELEALGFSGETVDERACGALEAGPHTVLATRGRAGSIAVARNAAPWSGPGTTSHPGYDADVVDTTGAGDAFVAGAIAALQEGRGLEETLAFANAVGAAATTAPGAMTALPDRDVVRSIRE